The Microbacterium sp. SORGH_AS_0428 genome contains the following window.
GACACGGGACGTCGGCCGCTTCATCCTGACGTCGGTCGCTGCCGCGGCTTCGCTGGCGCTGATCGTGGCGGGCGCAGCTGCGGCGGCCGGCGGCGACTTCGTGGCACGGTTCGTGGGGACCGGAGCATCCCACCTCTCCGCGCTCCTGCTCATCGTGCCCCTCGTGCTCATCGACCGTTCGAGCCAGCGTGTCGGGCCGTGGTGGCACGCCGTCACGCTCACCGCGGCGATCGCCTTCCTCGTGGCTGTCGCGTTCGGTCCCTTCGCCTCGGCGCCCCTGTCGTTCCTGCCGGTGCCGCTGCTGGCGTGGGCAGCGTTCTCGCAGACCATGTTCGTGGCGGTCGGGCAGGTGCTCGTGGCGGTATCGCTGGCGAGCGGCCTGACACTCGCCGGGTTCGGGCCGTTCGCCAACACGGAGGGGCTCCTGCCGACCAGCACTCTGCTGCAGGTCTACGCGGTGGCCATCGCCATCACGTGCCTGGTCATCGCGACGCAGCGCGCGGAACGCAGAGAGCTCGAGGATCGGCAGGATGCTCTGCTCCGGCTGCTGCGAGATGCGTTCGCGCGCTCGCGCACCGGCTTCCTCGTCGCACAGGTGCGGGAGTCGCGCAGGCTCCGTGTGCTCGAGGCGAACGATGTGGCCGCGGAGCTGTTCAATGGACAGCTTGTGCACGCCGACGGCGCCTGGCGTGTGCTCGACGACACTCCGCTTCGCCGCATCCTGGGTGATGCCGGCGACCAGGAGCGCTCGCACGAGAACGACGAACTGGGCGAGGATGCGGTACCGGCGCGATTCTGGGTCGATCCGATCATGCGGCCCGAACTCGGTCGAATCCTGCTCGTGACCATCGAGGACCTGCGCCCCGTGCGTGCGGTGGAGTCGGCCATGACGACGCAACTGGACCGCGAGCGGCACGTCAGCGAGGCGCTGCGCGAACTCAACCACAAACAGGACGCGTTCGTCGCGAGCGTATCCCACGAGCTGCGCACGCCGATCACGGCGATCGTCGGGTATGCGGAGGAGCTCGAGGACAGCGTCACGGACCCGGATCAGAAGGCCTACGTCGAGGTCATCAGCCGCAATGCCGATCGGCTGGCGACCCTGGTGTCCAACTCCCTGCGTGCGGCGACGATCACCCAGCCGTCGGTCGGCGTGCACGGCACGCGCATCGTGGACCTGGCGCGGATCGTCACGGACTCCCTGGAAGACCTGCGCTACCGGATCGATGAGCGCTGCCTCCTCGTCGACAGCGACATCCAAGACCCTGTTCCCGTGCGCGCCAACGAGGCCGAGCTCGGACAGATCGTCACGAACCTGCTCACCAACGCGATCAAGTTCTCGCCCGAGCAGGGGTCGATCCGCGTGACAGCGGGTCCGGTCGGTCACGCGGCGCTCGTCGAGATCGAAGACCAGGGTCCGGGCATCAGCGAACAGGACAGGGCCCGCGTCTTCGAGCGGTTCTACCGCAGTGCGCGGGCTGTGAGCGACGGCGTACCGGGTTCGGGGATCGGCCTCTCGGTCGCGCAGGCTCTGGCGGGCGCGATGGGCGGCGCCATCCTCCTGTCCGAGGCAGAGAGCGGCGGAACCCTCGCCACATTGCGGCTTCCTCTGTCGGAAGAGCCTCTCAGCGAGCGCTGAACCGGGCCTCGACCCCGACCGCGACGACGACCTCGTCCGGGCGCATCACGATCCCGTTGTCCGCAGCCGCGGACTTCATCATCATCGGCCCCGCCGGTGCGGAGTCGGATGACAGGAGCCCTGCGTCGGCGACCTCGATCGCGGTCACGTGGTGCAGGCCGAGCGACGCGGCGTAGGAGCGGGCGCGGGCGACCGCATCCTCCACCGCGGCACGCGCGACCCGATCGCGCGCTTCCAGACCGGTCGCTTCCGTCAGACGCCAGTCGATGCCGTCCAGCTGGACCGCGGGATCGGTGATGGCGGCGTCGATGCACGCCGACAGCGCGTCCGCGTCGTCGAACACGGCCCGGAACTCGAGCGAGGCGTGGTGGACGGGGTCCAGGCGGCTGCCATCGGGCCCCCACGGGCGATCCGTGAAGACCTGGGCGCGGGAGCTGGTCCAGGACACGAGCCCACCGGAGTCTGCTTGCGCGTCGAGCCGTTCCCGCAGCCGTTGACCGGATGCCGCGAGCCGGGCCATCGCGTCGCCGCGGTCGGAATGATCGACGCGCACCTCGATCCGGGCGACCCCCTCTTCGGCGGGGATGCGTTCCTCATGGGACCCGCGGACCGTGATCGTGACGTCCTCGCTCATGCCGGACAGCCTACGGAGGTTCAGTCGGGAAAGATCTGGCCGACGGGGAGTCGCTTCTCTGCCTGGAAGGTGTCTTCGCTGCGACCGGCCGCCCAATAGGCCGACAGGGAGAGGTCGGCGCGCGCGACGCCCCTCTCCGCGAACACGGCTCGCAGCTGTTTCATCGCCCCCCGTTCACCGTGCGCGAACACCTGCACGCGACCGGCCGGCCACGCAGCGCCGCCCACGGCCTCGACCAGGCGCGAGCCGGGAGCGCCATGGTCTTCGTCGACCCAGGTGATGTCTGCGGATGCGGGCAGGGGGATGCGGTGGGCCGCGGAACGCGCTTCGGCGATGACGGTGGCGCGCACCCCGTCGGGCAGGGACTCGAGCGCCGCAGCGATCGCGGGGAGCGCGGACTCGTCGCCGATGAGGAGTCGATGGTCGGCGGTGACATCGGGCCGGTAGCCGCCGCCGGGGCCCGCGAAGGTGAGCAGATCGCCGGGCCGTGCCGCGGCCGCCCAGCGTCCTGCGACGCCGGTGTCGCCGTGGGTGACCACATCGATGTCGAGCGTGCGTGCGGCATGGTCGACCCGGCGCAGGGTGTAGGTGCGCACGCTCGGCAGCTGGTCGAAGGGGAGGCGCTCACGCAGTTCCGCCATGTCGAACGGCGGGGTGAGGTCGCTGCCTGCCGGGGGGATGTGGAGCTTGACGTACTTGTCGGTTTCGTCGCGGTCGGTGAACGCGTCGAATCCGCGGCCGCCGAGGGTCACACGCACCATCCCGGGAGTCAGCGACACGGTCCGGATGACCTCGAGCGTCACCTGCGGACGGGGAGCGCGGCGGGGAGCGGTCATCCTCCGATCGTATCCGCGGACGCGGCGGCGACGGCTGGCGGGAATGGCGGCCGGGCCGCATCCGTTGTAGTCTGTGATGCTCGCGGGTCAACCCCGCGAGGTGACAACTCCACAGAGCGACAATGGCTCCTTCCACCGAAGGATTCACGGGGATGATCGGTTTCGACATCGCTCGCGAATCGCCGAGAAGCGGGCCGAGGATGCAGGGTTATCTCGTAAACGCTCCCTGTAAACCAATAAGTGCCGAATCCAAGCGCACTGACTTCGCCCTCGCTGCCTAAGCGAGCCCGATAGTCCGTCAGACCGTGTGTGATCCCGCCACGGACCCTGGCGTCATCTAGGGATCTTGCTACGTACCGGCGTCTGGACGGTGCGTGGGACTCTTCCCAGGCTGGGCTCGTCGACTTATGTGTCTGTGCTAAAAGTCGGAGCCGAGCAGAACGTCTCCACAGACTGCGCCCGGAGAAGCCGCCGTATCACAGCGATGGACGGGGGTTCGATTCCCCCCATCTCCACCAACCGTTGTCGCTCATGCGAGTGCGAGAGGCCGTCCTTCGGGGCGGCCTCTCTGTGTCCGTACCGGCGCACAGGAAGCGGCTCAGAGCCTCCGGGAGCTCGGAATGCTCGGCTGAGCGGTGGCCTAGGCTAGAGGGGACCGCGCCGCTGGGGTGATGGCGGTCTGACTGGAGAGATTCATGCCGTCAGCAACGAAGAACGTCGGGATCATGCTTCCTCGCGACCTGCCTGTCGCGGAGGTTCTGGACTTCGCGCGGAAGGCCGAGGAGTCGGGTTTCGACGAGATCTGGGTCGTGGAGGATCTCGGC
Protein-coding sequences here:
- a CDS encoding SIMPL domain-containing protein; translation: MSEDVTITVRGSHEERIPAEEGVARIEVRVDHSDRGDAMARLAASGQRLRERLDAQADSGGLVSWTSSRAQVFTDRPWGPDGSRLDPVHHASLEFRAVFDDADALSACIDAAITDPAVQLDGIDWRLTEATGLEARDRVARAAVEDAVARARSYAASLGLHHVTAIEVADAGLLSSDSAPAGPMMMKSAAADNGIVMRPDEVVVAVGVEARFSAR
- a CDS encoding siderophore-interacting protein; the protein is MTAPRRAPRPQVTLEVIRTVSLTPGMVRVTLGGRGFDAFTDRDETDKYVKLHIPPAGSDLTPPFDMAELRERLPFDQLPSVRTYTLRRVDHAARTLDIDVVTHGDTGVAGRWAAAARPGDLLTFAGPGGGYRPDVTADHRLLIGDESALPAIAAALESLPDGVRATVIAEARSAAHRIPLPASADITWVDEDHGAPGSRLVEAVGGAAWPAGRVQVFAHGERGAMKQLRAVFAERGVARADLSLSAYWAAGRSEDTFQAEKRLPVGQIFPD
- a CDS encoding ATP-binding protein, which gives rise to MTRPNLLFQITALPPWRRSTVVAAILLLGFVLASAFALGQAGEQPTSWWWPAAGAGAAAALSAAPRYVPLVILVASLLTATASALAGRPPLVVMAITVGTAAEIGVMVAGLTPKGAAPRLSSTRDVGRFILTSVAAAASLALIVAGAAAAAGGDFVARFVGTGASHLSALLLIVPLVLIDRSSQRVGPWWHAVTLTAAIAFLVAVAFGPFASAPLSFLPVPLLAWAAFSQTMFVAVGQVLVAVSLASGLTLAGFGPFANTEGLLPTSTLLQVYAVAIAITCLVIATQRAERRELEDRQDALLRLLRDAFARSRTGFLVAQVRESRRLRVLEANDVAAELFNGQLVHADGAWRVLDDTPLRRILGDAGDQERSHENDELGEDAVPARFWVDPIMRPELGRILLVTIEDLRPVRAVESAMTTQLDRERHVSEALRELNHKQDAFVASVSHELRTPITAIVGYAEELEDSVTDPDQKAYVEVISRNADRLATLVSNSLRAATITQPSVGVHGTRIVDLARIVTDSLEDLRYRIDERCLLVDSDIQDPVPVRANEAELGQIVTNLLTNAIKFSPEQGSIRVTAGPVGHAALVEIEDQGPGISEQDRARVFERFYRSARAVSDGVPGSGIGLSVAQALAGAMGGAILLSEAESGGTLATLRLPLSEEPLSER